One genomic segment of Xyrauchen texanus isolate HMW12.3.18 chromosome 5, RBS_HiC_50CHRs, whole genome shotgun sequence includes these proteins:
- the LOC127643762 gene encoding tyrosine-protein phosphatase non-receptor type 9-like isoform X2: protein MTAVKFLMARKFDVSRAIDLFQAYKNTRIKEGIYNINPNEEPLRSELLSGKCTVLPGRDAKGAALALFTARLHRPDLTTHKAVLQAIIFQLDKSIESVQTQRDGLIFIYDMTNSTYANFDYELCVKILNLLKGAFPARLKCVFIVSSPLWFRAPFAVLRLFVREKLRERVCTLKAHELVNHIPVSSLPEHLGGLSQYSHIAWIQSCINSSNPNNSPYITADCLGSLLHSYSMEHCQNTTADPLTANSSTHTGAHLGDGLNSNCPILDNGNANVQNHRTAGHEHWNGSVLPSLGGITGSNSNVVNGCVHLPPPQSDTPPDTPLHQKHTPCAIGTGGGAAMGTDLVVTSLNDTRQDVNGAEDSQQYVEFLEEDVDGGYVVPPLPLKSRPPPLHHSSVPVMSWLPGTTAEMTALSVHLAEPGGMSVQDMVQHVKCKKKKGIYQEYEEIRKEPPAGSFDYSKKPSNQIKNRYSDVLCLDQSRVRLCPLNDEDDETSDYINASFMDGYKRSNAYIATQGPLPKTYGDFWRMVWEQMVLIIVMTTRVVERGRVKCGQYWPIESGRTEDYGYFLVRNVHIEMFQDFKLSYLELLNTKTGECREVSHYLYMSWPDFGVPKSASAMLDFRAHVKRRQESSLRTMYPDWTGPPGGPPVVVHCSAGIGRTGTFCTVDICLSRLEDIRTVDIKQTVRCMRTQRAFSIQTWDQYYFCYKAVIEYAQQSGLLQPVEWSDTEVETDSE from the exons CCTGGCCGTGATGCAAAAGGTGCAGCTTTGGCACTCTTTACGGCACGTCTTCATCGACCAGACCTCACTACCCATAAGGCTGTTCTCCAGGCCATTATATTTCAGCTGGATAAATCAATTGAGAG TGTTCAGACACAGAGAGATGGGCTCATTTTCATCTATGATATGACTAACTCCACATATGCCAACTTTGACTATGAGCTTTGCGTCAAGATTTTAAATCTGCTCAAA GGAGCTTTCCCTGCTCGTTTAAAATGTGTCTTCATTGTGTCATCTCCGCTGTGGTTCAGAGCACCGTTTGCAGTACTGCGTTTGTTTGTGAGAGAGAAACTGAGAGAAAGG gTGTGCACTTTAAAAGCACACGAACTGGTTAATCACATCCCAGTCAGCTCCCTTCCAGAACACTTGGGTGGCTTGTCACAGTATAGCCACATTGCCTGGATCCAGTCCTGCATCAACTCCAGCAACCCCAATAACTCTCCCTACATCACTGCAGATTGCTTGGGCAGCCTTCTCCACTCTTACTCCATGGAGCATTGCCAGAATACCACTGCTGACCCCTTAACTGCCAACTCTTCAACCCACACAGGGGCTCATTTGGGAGATGGACTAAACTCCAACTGCCCCATACTGGATAATGGAAATGCCAATGTGCAGAACCATAGGACAGCGGGACATGAACATTGGAATGGCTCTGTACTGCCAAGTTTAGGGGGCATTACAGGGTCGAATTCCAATGTAGTTAATGGGTGTGTCCACCTGCCACCACCACAGTCAGACACACCCCCGGACACGCCCCTGCATCAAAAACACACTCCTTGTGCTATAGGAACAGGAGGTGGGGCAGCTATGGGAACAGATCTAGTCGTGACGTCTTTGAATGACACTAGGCAGGATGTTAATGGTGCTGAAGACAGCCAACAGTATGTGGAGTTTCTGGAAGAGGATGTGGATGGAGGATATGTTGTTCCACCCCTCCCATTGAAATCAAGGCCGCCCCCCCTTCATCATAGCTCCGTCCCCGTTATGAGCTGGTTACCGGGAACAACTGCAGAAATGACAGCATTATCAGTGCATTTAGCTGAGCCTGGTGGAATGAGTGTGCAGGATATGGTACAGCatgtgaaatgcaaaaaaaagaaaggcaTTTACCAGGAGTACGAGGAGATCCGCAAAGAACCTCCTGCTGGATCCTTTGACTACTCCAA GAAGCCTTCTAACCAGATAAAGAATCGCTACAGTGATGTCCTTTGCCTAGACCAGTCACGTGTTCGACTCTGTCCTCTCAATGATGAGGATGACGAG ACGTCTGACTACATCAATGCAAGTTTCATGGATGGTTACAAAAGGAGTAATGCTTACATTGCTACTCAGG GGCCTCTGCCAAAAACGTATGGAGACTTTTGGCGAATGGTGTGGGAGCAAATGGTTTTAATCATCGTTATGACCACAAG aGTTGTAGAGCGAGGCCGAGTGAAATGCGGACAGTACTGGCCTATAGAGTCTGGACGCACTGAGGATTATGGGTACTTCTTAGTGAGAAATGTCCATATTGAGATGTTTCAGGATTTTAAGCTGTCATACCTGGAGCTCTTAAACACTAAG ACAGGGGAATGTAGAGAAGTGTCTCATTACCTCTACATGAGTTGGCCCGATTTTGGTGTTCCAAAGTCCGCGTCGGCCATGTTAGATTTCCGGGCACACGTGAAGCGGAGACAAGAGTCTTCATTACGAACAATGTATCCTGATTGGACAGGACCCCCAGGAGGCCCCCCAGTGGTAGTGCACTGCAGTGCAGGCATTGGTCGAACAG GCACGTTCTGTACTGTAGACATTTGTCTTTCTCGTCTGGAGGACATTAGGACAGTTGACATTAAGCAGACAGTGCGCTGCATGCGAACGCAGCGTGCCTTCAGCATCCAGACGTGGGACCAGTACTACTTCTGCTACAAAGCAGTGATTGAGTATGCCCAACAGAGTGGCCTACTGCAGCCTGTAGAGTGGTCTGACACAGAGGTGGAGACGGACAGTGAGTAA